A genome region from Cutaneotrichosporon cavernicola HIS019 DNA, chromosome: 5 includes the following:
- a CDS encoding uncharacterized protein (Dual specificity phosphatase, catalytic domain) produces the protein MNIPLSLLGASPTLPPPVGPWAEPGPPSGMHVQEWKYEMRRQAQAVLPNLYLGPFQASTDLGRLRERRITHILCLRDSVEARHIFPRFPTEFIYLTLDVADSEGQNIISIFPKCREFIDMAMSAGGAVLVHCNSGIATSPAIVMGYLMWKFGWDYTLALTFVQSKRYCVSPASFATQLREYTAIAQAHKALRSEPYSGTRDHKRAHEDDSEEFIPQRGPIKRRVSDDDDVEME, from the exons ATGAAcatccccctctccctGCTTGGAGCCAGCCCGACGTTACCTCCGCCCGTTGGACCATGGGCTGAGCCAGGACCACCAAGCGGCATGCACGTCCAGGAGTGGAA GTATGAGATGCGCCGTCAGGCGCAAGCGGTCTTGCCTAATCTCTACCTGGGTCCATTTCAGGCCAGTACAGACTTAGGCCGCCTGCGCGAGAGGCGCATCACACACAT tctCTGCTTGCGCGACTctgtcgaggcgcgccaTATCTTTCCCCGTTTCCCGACCGAGTTTATTTACTTGACACTGGACGtggccgactcggag ggcCAGAATATTATCTCCATCTTCCCCAAGTGCCGAGAGTTCATCGACATGGCGATGAGCGCGGGTGGCGCGGTGCTAGTACACTGCAACA GCGGCATTGCAACGTCTCCTGCCATCGTTATGGGCTACCTCATGTGGAAGTTTGGATGGGACTATACACTGGCACTCACTTTCGTCCAGAGTAAGCGGTACTGCGTATCGCCCGCAAGC TTCGCGACCCAGCTCCGCGAGTACACGGCCATCGCCCAGGCTCACAAGGCTTTGCGAAGCGAGCCATACTCGGGCACTCGAGACCACAAGCGCGCACATGAAGACGACAGCGAAGA ATTCATCCCTCAACGCGGGCCGATCAAGCGGCGCGTttcggacgacgacgatgtcGAGATGGAGTAA
- a CDS encoding uncharacterized protein (Amidase): MTKVDGQALAAKAIAARDATIPKEYLLPKSAYPLPKNRRGLLESSGIMKPRELEIVDLTMIPLAKAIADKKYTAVEVATAYCKAAAIAQQATNCVLELFQDEALAEAKKLDDYLEKNGKTVGPLHGVPISIKDHIRQKGHAAPCGFLYAVDQIAEEDSHLFKILREAGAVPYVRTINCQAVMHLECRSAWGETLNPWNVDLVPGGSTGGEGALIAMRASPMGVGSDIGGSVRSPAAACGIFSFKPSIGRVPNSGAETLSAAAGYEGIISTLGPMGRSVEDLELIMRIIADAKPWEYDPVLQVKPWREVKRTGKLRVGVLRDDGVVKPVGSITRALDYAVDKLKKNGNFEIVEYKPYESEKSWDIITKLYFPDGGKLVYDSLKKAGEPADPMTDWIVGQGRELDRDEIINLVAERDRYRKAVAAHWQKAGIDCLISPVGPTPAPQPFTAKYWNYTSYWNLANYPAGVFPTGLFVDKNDTKDDYKPRNEQEKEVYETYDPVKAEGAPLCLQVVGYIGHEEDTLDAMKQIVDAVTK; the protein is encoded by the exons ATGACCAAGGTTGACGGACAAGCCCTCGCTGCCAAGGCTATCGCTGCGCGCGATGCCACCATCCCCAAGGAgtacctcctccccaagTCGGCGTACCCGCTCCCGAAGAACCGTCGGGGGCTGCTCGAGAGCTCGGGCATCATGAAACCCAGGGAGCTCGAGATTGTCGACCTGACCATGATCCCGCTGGCCAAGGCCATTGCCGACAAGAAGTACACGGCTGTCGAGGTTGCTACGGCGTATTGCAAGGCCGCAGCGATTGCGCAGCAGGCCACCAACTGCGTCCTTGAGTTGTtccaggacgaggcgcttgccgaggcgAAGAAGCTCGACGACTACCTCGAGAAGAACGGCAAGACTGTCGGGCCACTGCACGGTGTTCCCATCTCGATCAAGGACCACATTCGCCAGAAGGGCCACGCCGCCCCATGTGGGTTCCTGTATGCAGTCGACCAGattgccgaggaggactcGCACCTCTTTAAGATCCTCCGTGAGGCCGGTGCCGTGCCCTACGTCCGCACCATCAACTGCCAGGCCGTAATGCACCTCGAGTGCCGCTCAGCCTGGGGGGAAACTCTCAACCCATGGaacgtcgacctcgtgccCGGTGGAAGCACGGGCGGTGAGGGCGCTCTCATCGCGATGCGGGCGTCGCCGATGGGCGTCGGCTCCGACATCGGCGGGAGTGTGCGTTCTCCCGCGGCTGCGTGTGGCATCTTCTCCTTTAAGCCGTCGATCGGCCGCGTTCCAAACTCGGGCGCCGAGACCCTCTCCGCCGCTGCAGGGTACGAGGGTATCATCTCTACTCTGGGCCCGATGGGgcgcagcgtcgaggatctcgagctcatcaTGCGCATCATCGCCGATGCCAAGCCGTGGGAGTACGACCCAGTGCTGCAAGTCAAGCCCTGGCGTGAGGTCAAGCGGACTGGCAAgctgcgcgtcggcgtTCTTCGCGACGACGGAGTTGTCAAGCCCGTGGGTTCGATCAcccgcgccctcgactATGCGGTCGATAAGCTCAAGAAGAACGGCAACTTTGAGATTGTCGAGTACAAGCCATACGAGTCTGAGAAGTCGTGGGACATTATC ACCAAGTTGTACTTCCCCGacggcggcaagctcgtctACGACAGCCTGAAGAAAGCCGGAGAGCCGGCTGACCCCATGACCGACTGGATTGTCGGGCAaggccgcgagctcgaccgcgacgagatcatcaacctcgtcgccgagcgcgacaggTACCGCAAGGCTGTCGCTGCGCACTGGCAGAAGGCGGGAATTGACTGCCTCATCTCTCCCGTTGGGCCAACGCCTGCCCCTCAGCCGTTCACGGCCAAGTACTGGAACTACACTAGTTACTGGAACCTCGCCAACTACCCTGCGGGCGTGTTCCCGACTGGCCTGTTTGTGGACAAGAACGACACCAAGGACGACTACAAGCCGCGCAACgagcaggagaaggaggtgtACGAGACTTACGACCCAgtcaaggccgagggtGCGCCACTGTGCCTCCAGGTCGTCGGATATATTGGGCACGAGGAGgacacgctcgacgccatGAAGCAGATTGTCGACGCCGTTACCAAGTAG
- the atl1 gene encoding uncharacterized protein (6-O-methylguanine DNA methyltransferase, DNA binding domain) codes for MADNVAEVTARTYAICYAIPQGRVTTYGHIAKLAGYPNYSRHVGNALKTLPSGTPVPWFRVISSKGVISPRGDGGLGVARQRERLEAEGVEVETVSGLGDRIDIRRYGWFPERGEQTLDAWIEAHVGPAAVGD; via the exons ATGGCGGATaacgtcgccgaggtcacgGCGCGCACATACGCAATCTGTTACGCTATTCCACAAGGGAGAGTTACGACGTACG gccACATCGCCAAGCTGGCGGGGTATCCCAACTACTCACG GCATGTCGGGAACGCGCTCAAGACGCTGCCCTCAGGAACCCCGGTCCCGTGGTTT CGTGTAATCTCCTCCAAAGGAGTCATCTCGCCGCGCGGTgacggcggcctcggcgttgcGCGCCAGCGTGAACGTCTCGAGGCCgaaggcgtcgaggtcgagactGTCTCGGGGCTCGGCGACCGCATCGATATTCGGCGCTATGGATGGTTCCCCGAACGGGGTGAACAGACGCTCGACGCGTGGATCGAGGCCCACGTCGGTCCAGCGGCTGTGGGAGACTGA